In Bradyrhizobium sp. 170, the DNA window GCCATTGATGGCGAGCTGGTAGCCGGTCTCCCGCTCGACCCGCTCCTGGATCTGCGCCGTCAGGAAGCCCGACGGGATGCCGATCACCAGCAGCAGCGCGATGACGACGATCACGGCCGCGATGACGGCGCCGGCAATTTTCAGTGCTTTCATATCGACATTCCAGACCGCGCGAACGGCACTTATTTCGGTGGCGCGAGACGCGGGCGCAACCGGTCAGGCGAGCTTATCCCGGAAAGGGGTCGGGCCCAAAGAAGCCAAAAATATTACGGGGGTACTGCAAAGTTATGTGACTTATGACACACTCGTTGGCGTGGGAATCTTGCTAACGGCCTGAGGGGGCGGGTCCGGGGCCTATTTGGAAGGTAATAGTACAATGAGCAAACAGGCCGAATTTGCGGTCATTCTGAAAATGAACCCGATGTTTGCGGATTTGGGCGCCGACGAATTGCAGCGCATCTCCGGTCTTTGCCACACCGAGCAGCTCGGCCTCGGCCAGATGCTGTTCCAGAAGGGCGATGCGGGCGATGCCCTGTATGGCGTACGGCGCGGCCAGATCCGGATCGAGACCGGCGCCTCCGACGGCAGCCGCCTGACGCTGAATTTCATGGGCCCCGGGGATCTGTTCGGCGAGGTCGCCGTCCTCGACGGCCAGAGCCGCACCGCGGACGCCACCGCCGGCGAGCCGTCGGAACTGTTCGTGCTGCGGCGCGAGGATTTCCTCGCCTTCCTGGAACGCGAGCCCAAGGTCGCGATCAAGATCATGATGCTGCTGTGCCAGCGCATCCGCTGGCAGAGCGAGCGGATGGAGGAATCCGTGCTGCAGCCGCTGCCAGTTCGGCTGGCGCGAAGGCTCTGCGCACTCGCTTCCGATTTCGGTTCCGAAGTGCACATCTCGCAGGAGCAACTCGGCGTCTTCGTCGGCGCTGCCCGTGAAAGCGTCAACCGTCAACTCCAGCTCTGGCGCAAGGACGGCATTCTGGACCTCCAGCGCGGACGCATTCTGCTGCAGAACATGACCAAGCTGACGGCGGTGGCAAGGAACGAGTAGGGGCCATCCGTCGTCAATCATGACCTGTTATGGTATGATGACTGCATGAACAAGATACTCAAAGAAGTGATCGAGCACGCCGAGACTTGGCCCGTGGAGGATCAAGAGGAGCTTGCCGAGTACGCCCGAGAAATCGAGGCGCGTCGGACCGGCGTCTACACGATGTCAGACGATGAGCGTGCGGCAGTCCGGAAAGGGTTGGCTGAGGCCGATTGCGGGGAATTTGTTTCGGACGAGATCATTACCGAAGCCGACAAGCGCCACGACGGATGAAGATACGCTATACGCCCGCTGCCTTCTCCGACCGAGAGCGAATAATCGAATATGTGAGAGGACGATCTGCCAGCGGCGCGAGCAACGTAGCGGCAAGCATTCGCGAGGCAGTAGCCCAGCTCAAAGACCATCCACACAGCGGTTATCGGACGAATGATCCCGATGTGCGGGTAATATTTGTCGTCCGTTATCCCTACAAGATCTTCTATCGAGTGCGAGAAGCGATAGAAATTCTGCACATCCGGCACACGTCTCGAAGAGCATGGAAGAACGATAGGTAGCCGGCGCTGCCCAAGTGCGCAGAGCCGCCCCCTACTTCGCCGCAGGTGACATCGCTGGCGGCACGGCAGGTGGGCCCTTGGCGGGCGGTTCGTTGTGATGATCCGGCCCGTGACCGGCCACCTCTGGCTCGCCGCTGGAGACCAGCAGCTTCTGGCCCCAGCGCCAGCACAGGGCGCCGAGATCGTCCATCACCATGAACATCGCCGGCACGAACACCAGCGACAGGATGGTGGAGAAGATCAGGCCGCCGATCACCGCGAGCGCCATCGGCGAGCGGAATTCGCCGCCGGCGCCGAAGGCCAGCGCCGATGGCATCATGCCCGCCGCCATCGCGATCGTCGTCATCACGATCGGGCGCGCGCGCTTCATGCCGGCGTCGATCATGGCGTCTTCGCGTTTCTTGCCCTCGCGGATTGCTTCGACCGCGAATTCGACCAGCATGATGGCGTTCTTGGTGACGATGCCCATCAGCATCAGGATGCCGATCCACACCGGCGTGGTCAGTTGCTTGCCGGTGAGCAGCAAGGCCGCGATCGCGCCGCCGATCGAGAGCGGCAGCGAGAACAGGATGGTGATCGGCTGCAGGAAGGTGCCGAACAACAGCACCAGCACCGCATAGACCATCATCAGGCCGGCGGTGATGGCGGTGGCAAAGCCTTCCGACAATTCGTTCAGACTTTCGGCGTCGCCCGACGGACTTACCTTCACGCCCTTGGGCAGGCTCTTCATGACCGGAAGGTCGTAGATCATCTTGGTGGCGTCGCCGAGCGCGGCGTTGCCGACGAGATCGGCGGCGACAGTCGCCTGCCGTTCGCGGTCGTAGCGGTTGATGCTGGTCGGACCCTGATCGAGCTGAATGTCAGCCACGACGGATAGCGGCACGCCGCCGCGTTCGCCGCGCTGGCCGAGCGGCACCCGCAATTGCTGCAGCATCTGCAGGTCGCTGCGCGCACTGTCCTCGAGCTGGACGCGGATCGGCACCTGACGGTCGCCGGCGTCGAATTTTGCCAATGCCGGCCCGACGTCGCCGATGGTGGCGACGCGGATCGTCTGCGACAGGCTCTCGGTCGAGACGCCAAGCCGCGCTGCGAGTTCCGCCCGTGGCCGGATGCGAAGCTCGGGGCGGTCGAGCGAGGTTTCCGAGATCACGTTGGCGATGATCGGAATCCGCTTCATCTGCGTCGCCAGCTCGCTGGCAACGTTGTTGACGATATTGCTGTCGACGCCGGTCACGACGAGTGAAATCGCGCGAAGGCCGTTTTCATCGAGAAACCAGAAGCGAATGTCAGGAACGTTTTCGAGTTCCTGGCCGATCTCGAGCTCGAGCTGCCGCTGGGTGACTTTGCGGTCGCCCTTCGGCGTGTAGTTGATGATCAGCGCGGCGCGGCGCACTTCCAGCGTGCCCGGCGGCACCCGGCCGCCGTCGACGAAGATGCTCTTCACTTCGGGCCGCTTGCGCAGGCGCGCGACGATTTCTTCCGTTACCTTCTCTGTATAGGCGAGCTGCGTACCCGGCGGCAGCTCCATCGCCAGCAGCGAGCGTGCGGTGTCCTGCGCCGGCAGGAAGCCTTGCGGCAGCAGCGTGATGCTCCAGATCGAGGCTGCGAACACGCCGAAGCCGATCAATACGGTGATGAAGTAGTGCTTCACCGACCAGGTGACGAGCTTGGTGTAGGTCTGCAGAATGCGCCCGGGTGGCGGGTCTTCGTGCGGGTGATCCTTCAGGAAGTAAGCCGCGAGCACCGGCGTGACGAACCGCGCGGCGAGCAGCGAAAAGAACACCTGGACCGATACGGTGATGCCGAACTGCTTGAAGAACTGCCCGGCGATACCGGACATGAAGCTGGCCGGAGCAAAGATCGCGATGATCGTCAGCGAGATCGCGATCACGGCGAGGCCGATTTCGTCGGCGGCTTCCAGCGCGGCGCGATAGGGTGATTTGCCCATGCGCATGTGGCGCACGATGTTCTCGATCTCGACGATGGCGTCGTCGACCAGAATACCCGTCGACAACGTGATGGCGAGGAAGGAGACCAGGTTCAGCGAGAAGCCGAGCAGGTCCATCGCCCAGAACGCCGGGAAGATCGACAGCGGCAGCGAAATCGCGGCGATGATGGTGGCTCTGAGATCGCGCAGGAACAGCAGCACGACGATCACCGCAAGGATTGCGCCCTCGAACAAGGTCGAGATCGCCGCATCGTAATTGCCCTTGGTGAAGTCGACCGAGGTATCGATCAGCTTCAGATCGACGTCGGGATAGGCGACCTTCAGCGCATCGATGCGCTTCTGCACGGCAGCCGCCACCACGACGTCGCTGGCGCCCTTGGAGCGCTTGATGCCGAGCGCCACCACCGGCTCGCCGTTGAAGCGGGCGAAGGTCCGGCGATCGGCAATGGTGTCGGTGACGGTGCCGAGGTCGTCGAGCCGCACCTCGCCGCCGCCGAACAGTGGGATCATGGTGCCGGCGAGCTCGTTGAGCGTCTTGGCGCCGGCCAGCGTGCGAATGGCCTGGTCGTTCTTGCCGATTTCGGCGCGGCCGCCGGCCAGGTCGACATTGGTGCCGCGCAGAATCTGGCTGACATTGACGGCGGTCAGGCCCGCGGCCTGCAGCCGGTCGGGATCGAGCGAGACCAATATCTCGCGCTCGACACCGCCGATACGCTCGACCTGCGCCACGCCGCGCACGCCCTGCAGCGCGCGTTTGACGACGTCGTCGACGAAATAGGAAAGCTGCTCCGGCGTCTTGCCAGGCGAGATCGCGGCATAGGTGACGATCGGCAGGCCGATCACGTCGACGCGCTGGATCAGCGGCTCGTTGACGTTCTGCGGCAGGTTGGCGCGGACGCGGGTGACGGCGTCCTTGACGTCATTGAGCGCGCGGTCGGTGTTGGTCTCCAGCGCGAACTGGATCGTGGTCACCGACAGGCCGTCGGTGATCGAGGACGAAATATGCCGCACGCCCTCGACGCCGGATACGCCGTCCTCGATGGTCTTGGTGACCTGGCTCTCCAGCTCGGCGGGGGCCGCGCCGAATTGCGCTACCGCGACCGAGATCACCGGAATGTCGGCGCTCGGCAGCCGCGTCACCGCGAGCTTGGTGAAGCTGACCCAGCCCAGCACCAGCAGGATGATCGAGAAGACAATCGAAGGCAGCGGGTTCCGGATCGACCATGCCGAGATATTCAAAGCCATTAGCGTGCCCGCGTGCGCTCGAGTTCATCGGCGAACATGGTCTTGACCTGGTCGCCGTCATGCAAAGAGGTGCCAGCATCGGCCACGACGGTTTCGCCGACGTCGAGGCCTTCAAGAATTTCGGTGGAGGTTTCGGAGGTCAGGCCGACGCGCACTCGTCGCGTCTCGATGGTATTGCCTTTTACGACCTGCAGCGTCAGGCGGTCGATGGCGGTACGCGGAACGGCGACGCCGCAGGAGCGCTTGGCGTCGATATTGGCGCGGGCAAACATGCCGACCTTGAGGGAGGGATTGTTGTTCAGCGAAATCCGCACCTTGCCGAGCTGGGTGGTGCGGTCGATCTGCGGCGAGATCTGCCGGACCTTGCCGACAACATCGGGTGCGTCGTCACGGCTGATGCGCACGGTAGCACCCGGATTGAGCTTGAGCAGATGAACGCTCGGCACTTCGGCCTCGAGTTCGATTTCATTGTTCACGGAAATGCGGAACATCGGGCCTGCCTGCGGCGAGGCGGGAGCGCCGACCGCGGTTCTGGCCTCGGTGACGAGGCCGGCGGCGGGGGCGCGCAGCGAGATCGGTCCCTGTCGGCCGCCCGGGGCGCCGGGCTGCTGCGGCGGCGGGGTAAGGCGCGCCAGTTCCTGATTTTCGGTGACCGTGTCGCCTTCCTTGACGAACAGGTCGGTGACCCTGGAGCCCTCCTGATCGACGCCGACCTGGGCCTCGCGCCGCGGCACGATAAAGCCGGTGACCCGCACCATGTCGGAGAAGCAGGCATTGGTGGATTTGGTCACGATCACCAGTGCCTGGCCCGGCGTGTCTTTTACTTCCGCGCGCGGACGGTGCTCGAACCAGTAGTAGCCGACGGCCACGACGGCAACGAAAGTCACGCCGAGCGCAGGTTTGAGGTATTCGGAGAATTTCATCGCCGGATCAATCCAGACTGGAAGTCAAATCAAACAGGGCGCATGAGGCCGGCCGACGGCCTGCAATGGAGCCCAAAACGAATACGTCCCGCACGGGTGCTGCGGGACGCATTGTAGCCGGAAACTATCGGTCGGCGCCACGCCCTTGCTTGCAAGGCCTTATTTGCAGGTCCTTACTTGGAAGCGTTCGACGCAGTGGCCTTGTTTTCCATGTTCACGACCTGAACGCGGCGGTTCACTTCCGCCATCGGCTGGCCCGGATCCTTGAGCTTGCTCTTGCCATATCCGACGGTGACGAGGTCGGTGCCGTTGATGCCATATTTGTCGACGAGATAGCGCTTGATCGCGTCGGCGCGGCGCTCGGAGAGATCCTGATTATAGGCCTCGCCGCCGGCCGCATCGGTGTGGCCTGCGACCACGAAGACCGAGCCCTTGAGATCATTGTTGGTGAGCGCGCGGCCGAGCGCCTGAACCGACGGCAGCGACTTCGCGCTGATATCGGCCGAGTTGTAGTCGAAGTTGATCTCCAGATCGATCTTCGGCTTGTCCTTGACGATGGCAGCGATCTCCTCGCGTTCGGCGATCGAAAGCGAGCGCGTGGAGCGGCCGCGGATCTTCTGGACGAACTTGCCCTCGGCGGCGGTTACTGCCGGGTCCACGGTGGTCTGCGGACCGGTAGAAAGGCCGCGGGTCAGCGGCTTCTTTTCGGGCGCCAGCGCGCGGACGATCTGATCCTCGGTAACGTTCTTTTCCTGGGCCAGTGCGGTTCCCGCGCTGAAGAAAATTGCGGCGCCGAGCGTTGCAACCGAGACGATTGCGGTAAAGGTTTTCGCTGCCGAGATGTTTGCCATTGCCAGTCCCCTCCTGAGGGCTTCCCACGCGGTTCCAACGTCATCCAAATGAGCTGCCGGACCCCTGGATCGCGGTCGGCGGCTTTTCTTTAGTCTGGACGGCCCGCCACAGGGTTCGAGGGGCCGGCAGCCTTCATCTAAAAAAATAGTCACTGCACCCCGTAATCGGCGAATTCCTTGACGATATTGGGGTCCATCGCCTTCGCATTGTTAATATCCAGGTCGCCTTCGGAAATCGAGCCGTTGCGTTTCTTGGCAAGGCCCCGACCATACAGCGACGACGTCAATCTCGGGTTGATCTTGAGAGCGGCATCGAAATCAGCAATTGCATTCTTGTTCTGGCCGCTCTTCAGGTTGACGAGGCCGCGGCTGTCGAGCGCGTCGACGAAATTCGGTCGCAGCCGCAACGCCTCGTTGCAATCCTTCAGGGCCGCCTGCAGGTCGCCGATCACCGTGCGCGCCCAGCAGCGGTTGTTGAAGGCTTCCACATCCTTCGGGTTCAGCCGCAGCGAATTGTTGAAGTCCTTGATGGCGAGTTCGTAGGCGCCTTTGCTCGCATAGACCTGCCCGCGCCGGTACAGCGCGGCCGCATCGTCCGGATTGTCGTTGAGCTTGGTGGTCAGGCTCTTGATGGTCGGGTCGTCGGCTAGCGCGATCACGGTCGGGCTGGGACTCTCGACCGGCTTGGCCGGTGGCGGGGGCGGAGGAATCGCGCCTTCAACCGGTTTCGCTGGCGCCGGAGGAGGCGGCGGTGCCGGCGCAGCCACCGGTGGGGGTGCAGGAGGCGCAGGCGCGGGAGCAGCAGGTGGCGCCGCAGGCGCCGTGGCCACCGGAGTCGACGGCGGGCTCGCCGGCCGCGGGCCTGAGCCGCTGGGGATGAAGGAGAAATCCTCGGCGAGCGACGACGAAATCCACGGCACCTGTTCCTGGCGCGAGGCGCGGGTCACGCCGACGCGGGTGCGATTCAGCGTTTCTTCCGCCATCAAATCGGGGGTGCGGATTTCCTTCAGCAGCTCTTTCACAAAGAGGCTGCGGTCGCTGCCATTGTCGGAAACGACGGACGAGAGCGCGGCCGAATACATCACCAGTGTGCCGTTCGGCGCAATCACCGGCGCAAGGCCGGCGGAAAAGCTGCGGAACCGGCGCTCGAACGGATTGCGCCTGGAGGCATCGATCAGCGCGATCTTGACGCCGGCGCCGCGGCTGTTGATCTCCCCCAGCACGGTTTCGAGGCTGAAACCGTCGCGGCGGACGTCCGGCTCGGTCCAGATCTGGGCATCGACGGGGATCATGTAGCTCTGGCGGCTCGATTGCACGCCAAAGCCGGAAAAGAATATCAGCGCGACGGAGCCCGGCTTGATCTTGCCATACAGGCGCTCGAAGGCGCGGCGCATCTGCTCGCCGGTCAGGTTCTCGCCGATATCGACATTGAAACCGTCGCGCTTGAGCTCTTCGGCAATGTCGCGCGCATCGTTGATCGGCTCCTTCAGCGGCGCCTCGGCGTCCGGATATTTCGCGTTGCCGATGACCAGCGCATAGCGCTCACCGGCTGCGAACGACGGGGCTACCGACGCAACTGAAAAAAACAATGTGAGGAGCAATGCGAGGCGGATTTTCATAATGACGGCAGTCCAGATCACGGCAGTCCAGCCAAAATAGCGCCGATGCCAGCTCGCGCCGCGGCGACCTTACTCTACGCTATCGGCATTATCAAACCGCGCCCGCAGTCCGTCAACCGCTTGCGATGTCGTCACTAATTGCGACAATTAACCGCGACAGGGCCGGAGTGGATGAAGGGAATAAAAGTCGTCCGTTGCGACAGAACCACAGCGTGCGATCTGGCCCGTGCAAACGGTTCCCGATCAGGCCGACAACCCTTTTGCGCATATGCCCGGCTTCGTGTCCGACCTGATCGTCATACCCCGCGAAAGCGGGGTATCCAGTACGCTGCGGCCTGTCGGTTCTATCGCTGCCGTCCGTAAATGCTGGGGTCACCACTTTCGCGGGTGGTAATGTGATGCCTCTCACATAGCCTTCTGCATTGGCACGCGGCTGCCATTCGCCTCCGGTGTTTGACCTTTGCGGATGACAATGGCTTGTTGCCGGGATCGGCCAATCCAAACATCCAAGAAAAAAGTGACACCGATGGGAAATGCCTACGAAATCTACGCGCTGCGCTATGCGACGATGTCGCCGCGCACCCCCCATTTGAATTTTCTGATCCCCGACCCGCACGAGACCACGGCGCAGGATCTGGATTATTTCGTCTGGCTGATCCGAGGCGCCGGCCGCGACATCCTGGTCGACACCGGCTTCAATGCCGAAGAGGCGAAGGCGCGTTCGCGCAAGCTCACGCTCAATCCGGTCGACGCGCTGGCGAACTTTGGCGTCGCGGCCGACACGATTCGCGACGTAATCGTCACCCATTTGCATTACGACCACGCCGGCAATCTCGATCGCTTCCCGAATGCGCGGTTTCATCTGCAGGACCGCGAGATGAGCTACGCGACCGGGCGCTGCATGTGCAACGGCATGCTGCGGCATCCGTTTTCGGTCGAGCACGTCACGACGATGGTGCGCCATGTCTATGGCGAGCGCGTCACCTTTCATTCCGGCGATGGCGAGATCGCGCCCGGCGTGACGGTGCATCGCGTCGGCGGCCATTCCGACGGGTTGCAGGTGGTGCGCGTGGAAACGGCGCGCGGGCCGGTGGTGCTGGCGTCGGACGCAGCGCATTACTATGCCAACCTCCAGAAGCGCAG includes these proteins:
- a CDS encoding efflux RND transporter permease subunit, with the translated sequence MALNISAWSIRNPLPSIVFSIILLVLGWVSFTKLAVTRLPSADIPVISVAVAQFGAAPAELESQVTKTIEDGVSGVEGVRHISSSITDGLSVTTIQFALETNTDRALNDVKDAVTRVRANLPQNVNEPLIQRVDVIGLPIVTYAAISPGKTPEQLSYFVDDVVKRALQGVRGVAQVERIGGVEREILVSLDPDRLQAAGLTAVNVSQILRGTNVDLAGGRAEIGKNDQAIRTLAGAKTLNELAGTMIPLFGGGEVRLDDLGTVTDTIADRRTFARFNGEPVVALGIKRSKGASDVVVAAAVQKRIDALKVAYPDVDLKLIDTSVDFTKGNYDAAISTLFEGAILAVIVVLLFLRDLRATIIAAISLPLSIFPAFWAMDLLGFSLNLVSFLAITLSTGILVDDAIVEIENIVRHMRMGKSPYRAALEAADEIGLAVIAISLTIIAIFAPASFMSGIAGQFFKQFGITVSVQVFFSLLAARFVTPVLAAYFLKDHPHEDPPPGRILQTYTKLVTWSVKHYFITVLIGFGVFAASIWSITLLPQGFLPAQDTARSLLAMELPPGTQLAYTEKVTEEIVARLRKRPEVKSIFVDGGRVPPGTLEVRRAALIINYTPKGDRKVTQRQLELEIGQELENVPDIRFWFLDENGLRAISLVVTGVDSNIVNNVASELATQMKRIPIIANVISETSLDRPELRIRPRAELAARLGVSTESLSQTIRVATIGDVGPALAKFDAGDRQVPIRVQLEDSARSDLQMLQQLRVPLGQRGERGGVPLSVVADIQLDQGPTSINRYDRERQATVAADLVGNAALGDATKMIYDLPVMKSLPKGVKVSPSGDAESLNELSEGFATAITAGLMMVYAVLVLLFGTFLQPITILFSLPLSIGGAIAALLLTGKQLTTPVWIGILMLMGIVTKNAIMLVEFAVEAIREGKKREDAMIDAGMKRARPIVMTTIAMAAGMMPSALAFGAGGEFRSPMALAVIGGLIFSTILSLVFVPAMFMVMDDLGALCWRWGQKLLVSSGEPEVAGHGPDHHNEPPAKGPPAVPPAMSPAAK
- a CDS encoding caspase family protein; the encoded protein is MKIRLALLLTLFFSVASVAPSFAAGERYALVIGNAKYPDAEAPLKEPINDARDIAEELKRDGFNVDIGENLTGEQMRRAFERLYGKIKPGSVALIFFSGFGVQSSRQSYMIPVDAQIWTEPDVRRDGFSLETVLGEINSRGAGVKIALIDASRRNPFERRFRSFSAGLAPVIAPNGTLVMYSAALSSVVSDNGSDRSLFVKELLKEIRTPDLMAEETLNRTRVGVTRASRQEQVPWISSSLAEDFSFIPSGSGPRPASPPSTPVATAPAAPPAAPAPAPPAPPPVAAPAPPPPPAPAKPVEGAIPPPPPPAKPVESPSPTVIALADDPTIKSLTTKLNDNPDDAAALYRRGQVYASKGAYELAIKDFNNSLRLNPKDVEAFNNRCWARTVIGDLQAALKDCNEALRLRPNFVDALDSRGLVNLKSGQNKNAIADFDAALKINPRLTSSLYGRGLAKKRNGSISEGDLDINNAKAMDPNIVKEFADYGVQ
- a CDS encoding OmpA family protein gives rise to the protein MANISAAKTFTAIVSVATLGAAIFFSAGTALAQEKNVTEDQIVRALAPEKKPLTRGLSTGPQTTVDPAVTAAEGKFVQKIRGRSTRSLSIAEREEIAAIVKDKPKIDLEINFDYNSADISAKSLPSVQALGRALTNNDLKGSVFVVAGHTDAAGGEAYNQDLSERRADAIKRYLVDKYGINGTDLVTVGYGKSKLKDPGQPMAEVNRRVQVVNMENKATASNASK
- a CDS encoding Crp/Fnr family transcriptional regulator; translated protein: MSKQAEFAVILKMNPMFADLGADELQRISGLCHTEQLGLGQMLFQKGDAGDALYGVRRGQIRIETGASDGSRLTLNFMGPGDLFGEVAVLDGQSRTADATAGEPSELFVLRREDFLAFLEREPKVAIKIMMLLCQRIRWQSERMEESVLQPLPVRLARRLCALASDFGSEVHISQEQLGVFVGAARESVNRQLQLWRKDGILDLQRGRILLQNMTKLTAVARNE
- a CDS encoding N-acyl homoserine lactonase family protein; this translates as MGNAYEIYALRYATMSPRTPHLNFLIPDPHETTAQDLDYFVWLIRGAGRDILVDTGFNAEEAKARSRKLTLNPVDALANFGVAADTIRDVIVTHLHYDHAGNLDRFPNARFHLQDREMSYATGRCMCNGMLRHPFSVEHVTTMVRHVYGERVTFHSGDGEIAPGVTVHRVGGHSDGLQVVRVETARGPVVLASDAAHYYANLQKRSPFPIVYNVGDMAQGWEIVERLAGHPDRFIPGHDPIVSEIYPRASDKVDAFALHLAPSRSFAK
- a CDS encoding efflux RND transporter periplasmic adaptor subunit; its protein translation is MKFSEYLKPALGVTFVAVVAVGYYWFEHRPRAEVKDTPGQALVIVTKSTNACFSDMVRVTGFIVPRREAQVGVDQEGSRVTDLFVKEGDTVTENQELARLTPPPQQPGAPGGRQGPISLRAPAAGLVTEARTAVGAPASPQAGPMFRISVNNEIELEAEVPSVHLLKLNPGATVRISRDDAPDVVGKVRQISPQIDRTTQLGKVRISLNNNPSLKVGMFARANIDAKRSCGVAVPRTAIDRLTLQVVKGNTIETRRVRVGLTSETSTEILEGLDVGETVVADAGTSLHDGDQVKTMFADELERTRAR